The window TCTTCCCTAAAAACGGAATTTGTATAAAGTCGATCGTCAAACCACTAATAATCACGATGACGGCTGCAAAAAGCTGAACAAGAAGCTTCACCTTTGCATTTACTTCGTACAGATCATCATAAAGACCTAATAACAAGATCAGTAAACTAGATACGGTAATAGCCGTAATATTCTCTTTATATAGTCCACTTGCGATATAGCCAATTAATACACCAATAAAGATCGCCAATCCGCCTATTCTCGGCATAACGACTTGATGAACCTTCCGATTATTTGGTCGGTCTGTAGCTCCAATAGCAAAAGCTAATCGTATAACAAGTGGAGTCACTAATATGACGGTTATAAATGAAAATAACATTCCAACCCATAAGTGCGTGTTCATGAAGTTAGCTCCTTAATAATTTGTCACCATTATTATTAGGAATAAACTAAAAAGATATAACCGTTTAAGTTAATCAATAACTTTTACCAGAGAAAATCAAAAAAAGCGAATGATTATATAAATCATTCACTTTCCTAAAATCCTCTATATTCTTCTTTTAGAGAGCCTACTATACATGTTAATGATAGGCTTATAATTCTGACTAACCAACCCTATTGATTCTGCTAAGAGCTCAAGAATAATTAATAATACAAAAGTAATTAAAATAGCTCCCCACATAGTCGTACTAGAAAACGCCACAGCCGTTACACTAAAAAAGATACTTAAACAATAGATCATTAAAACTGTATTTCGATGAGAAAGTCCTAATGATAATAAGCGATGATGTAAGTGTTCTTTATCAGGTGAGGAAATCGGACGCTTGTTCACAATTCTTCTGATTATTGCAAAGGTAGTATCAAAGATCGGTACTCCTAAGATAATAATTGGTACTACAAAACTAAATAAAGTTACACTTTTATATAATCCTAATAAAGATAAGATGGAGATACAATATCCAAGAAACAGTGCTCCCGTATCTCCCATGAAAATTTTAGCAGGATTAAAGTTATAAAATAGAAAGCCAATTATACTTCCTAGTAAGATCACTGAAATGGTTAGGATTAACATATTACCACTAAATGCTGCTAAAATGGCAATGGTTGCAATGACTATTCCTGATATACCAGCAGCTAAGCCGTCTAGTCCATCGATCAAGTTAATAGCATTTGTAATCGCGATAATCCAAAAGAAAGTAATTGGGTACCCTAATAACCCTAAACTAAATTCACCCACAAATGGAACATATAACAACTCAATAGTAAGTCCACTTGATACAACTATTGAGGCTGCCACAATTTGACCAAGTAATTTATATTTTGGTGCTAATTCATATTTATCATCAAGAAACCCTGTAAGTAAGATCACAATTCCCGCAGCTGTGATGGCAGTAACATTGTAAGAGTAAAGACCACCAACGAAGTACCCGACAAGTACTCCTATAAAGATGGCTAGCCCACCCAGTCTCGGCATTAGCTTTTGGTGCACTTTCCTTTCATTAGGCTTATCAGTTGCACCAATTGATACAGCAAATTTAATCACGAAAGGAGTCACTACCAACACAGTTATAAATGAAGCTACAAAAGCCAGTATAACTGATATATCCATATTTACGTCTCCTTATAATCTCTAGATTGATAGATTTATATCCTATTCCAATACTACATACGTTGATTAGTGTACTACTTCTCTTTAAATATGTAAATGTATTTTTATGTGTGTAAAATAAGGAAGAAACACTTTTCTAACCTACATAGTTAGTATTTCTAATCAGACATCAGTTAAAATTATACTTTCCTTTATATGTATATAGACTACATTTTTTTAAAAAAGGTTTCAAGTAAATTTCGATTATTTTCGTCATTATTAGATATTCGCGCTGAAGAGAAATTAATTTTTTAGGGAATTGGGAGAATGAAGTAATCAAATGTTTTCCCTTTCTTGAGAAGAAAATAATTGAGGAGAAGTAAATGATGGATTAATAAATGTAGTAGAAATTGATTAGTACAGTAGAATGAATGACCATCCCCAATGAAATGTAGGGTGGGACCAAAACCTACTAAGGATTTTGATCCCTCAACTGTATAGGAAACCTCATGGTCTCTAACATCCCTTAGGCTTTAACTCTCTCTTTTTCATGTTCTTGTTGAACATCCTCTTGCATTGCATCAATTAAAGTTTGTGCCATTTGATCCCATGAATGATAAGATTCAACATAATTTCTAGCATTTTCACCCATTTCTTTTGCTTCATTAGGATGTTGAGAAATATATGTAAGTGCTTCGGCCATTGAGTTTTTATCAGCGACTTTTATGCCACCTTTTGATTTCTCTATAATAGTACCTTCGATGTTACATTGAATAACAGTTGGAATTTTTGCAGCCATATAGTCATAGGCTTTATTTAAACTAATACCCCATTTATATAGTTCGGCATCCCACATCGCTATTAGGCCAACATTTGCTTTTTTTAGTATCGTAGGAATTTGCTCTTTAGGAACAGGATCTAAAAAAATTACATTGTCCAAGCCTTCCTCTAATTTCCTTTGGATTAGTCTTTGTTTTTCTACTCCATCTCCAACCAAAACAAAGTACATCTCAGGCTTCTGATCTTTAAGAATTTTAGCCACATCAAGGAGAACATCTAACCTATTAGCTAAACCGTGCGCCCCGGTATACATAGCAATAAATTTATCTTTTAACCCCTGAAAGAGCTTATCATGTTCAGGAGAGAGTTCTGCACTTTCTTCATAGCGGTCCAGATCAACACCATTTGGAAGATACAATACCTTATTTTTAGATATTCCTCTTTGAGCTATATATTCTGGTGCTTTATCAAAAAGCACAATGATTCGTTTGGCTTTTTTATATAGAAATAACTCAAGTTTGCTTAATATAGTAACAATAGGGTTATGTTTAGACAATTTACCTAAATGGATTAATGTCTCTGGCCACAAATCTCTTTCTTCAAAGTAGAACATGCTCTTTTTTTTCCAAGAAACCATGTATCCTAGTAAGGCAGCTAAAGGATGAACGAGCGTCCCCATCACAACATCAGGCTTCTCTTTTAGCTTCATTGCTGTAAAATATCCTCTGATACTATAGCTGAAAATATTAAACACTCGACTAATGTTATTAGAAGTGTAAGGGGTTGTACGGACCCAAACGTACCGAATCCCGTCATAATATTCTTCTTTGTAAAGATCTTTAGAATTGATAAAATGCTTTTCTTTTCTAGTTCTATGATCAAAGGAAGAAGCAAAAATTGTCACTTCATGACCTTCCTCATTTAATCTCTTAGCTAAATCAAAATCACGAGTTATTCCTCCAGATCCTGGAGAAATTGCATAATGATTAAATATCCATAATTTCATGATTCACATTCCTTTTACTAATATTGACTCATCATCCTAGAAAGAATACCTCGGTTTAAACTTCAAAATAATTTATCTGATCAAATTTGATCAGGGAGTTTAATATTCTTCAAAGCTGATGAATATCCAGGTCAAACAGTTAAAATAATAGACATCATATAAAACCCTAGTGTTACCACAAGATTGTAAAAAAAGTATTTTAAATAAGACAATAGCAGCTATTTATACTATATATTGTTTCATTAAGTATTCTCTATGTATCTTAACCTAAACATATTTAATTGGAAAGTTAAACTATTAGTCAGTTGGATTACTTATCATTACAATCTCATATTGTTTTGAAGATCCTTAGCATGAATCATTTTCATTGATTTTTTCCAGACAGGGCCCATAACGCTGGTAGAAAAAATCCTTACGAACAATCTGTATCCACTAGAATCAATAAAAGAAAAATAAAAAAGTGCTAGGCACATGCCTGCACTAACACACTTTGTTTATTTAATTGTACCAATAGTCTTTTTTATGAACTCAATGAACTCTTTTTCTGTTATTGATGATGATGACTGTTCTCCTCTATTATAGGAAAGCAATAATAGATCTAGCAGTTGTTCCGGTTCTAATACATCTTTTTTTCTATTCAATACCTCTTCCATTAGTATATCTCTTCACTTTCTTTATTTTTTCTCAGAGATATTCTATCATATTCCGTTGGTTTATTGGAAATGATTTTACAGAAACTAGGGACTAACCTCCTAATTATCATAAAATCTGTAAAAAAGCTGTGACAAATATCACGTTTATGACAAATTATGACAACTTTCTGTTTTTTTACATGTTATGGTATTAACGTGATAAAGGCAAACCCATTGAAAAATGGAGACGCAAAGCTAGAGGGACTACGTCGATTGATAGGTCAGCCAGCCGCCCCAAAACGTGACAGGGGGAAATGTTATGCCATATTATACTTTTAAGGAAATTTGGACACCATTAAGTCTCTTTCGGATTCGCTTTTATAAAGATGTTGAACGTGGGACATTGTATATAAAAGTCGGTAAAGCTAGCCGTAGGCAATTATTTTAATCTTCTATTCCTTACAACAGATAATTAGTATGACTATCACACTCATTTATTGACCATAATGCCAACTAGGTGATGGCATGTTGAATCATATAAATGTTGATATCATGTTTGGGATAGACAAACAAATGCATTTTTGGGGCTTTTTTGTAGGTACACTTATTCTTGGAATCCTACTACTCCTAATTACCCCCATACGATATTCAAGACGAAACTTGAGTATATTATGGTTTGGGGTCATCATGATTGGGATGATCGAAGAATTTAGACAATACTTACTACCAAATCGTAGCACAGAGTTCCTAGATGGAATGGCTAATATTTTAGGGGCTACTTGTGGAATACTGCTTCCTTTTATCATTGGATCTTTTTATAAACAACTAGTGAAAAATAAGCACTTATATATGTTATTCTTCTTTTATATTCTTACTTTATCAGCTGGATTATGGCAGCTTAACCAAATATCTTTTTTACAGGAAGAGCTTAATCTACGGAACATCGTTCAGGTATTCTTTATGAAATAAGTAAACCCTCTTGTTTCAAACAAAGAGGGTTTTGCTAATAATTGCGGATATAAAAACCAACACAAGTAAAACTTGAGTTGGTTTAATTTTTTATATAGACTCTTTTAAACTATGGTATTGATCAAAATGATAATGAAGCTTCTTCTGTAACTTCGCTTTTAACTCATCATTTAAACACTCTGACACTAAAATTTCATATTCAAGATAATTATACTTATGCCAAAACAGTTTAATTGCTTTCATCACATAACTCTCCCTTTATTGGTGTATTTCGTAATCGTAGGAGTTGTTTTCGGTAGCTGGCTGACTTAGTCATGAAAGACATTAGTCCCTATAGCTTTGCGTCACCATTTTTCAAAGGTTTTGCCGTTTCGTACGATATGCGAGTTAGTGTTATTTTAGTTATGTTTTATTTAAAATACAAGTAGTTTCTATCCAAAATTGTAATAATTTGTCGATAATTACGGGAGAATAACTAATTATGGAATACCTCGGGAGCTTTTCACCAAAAATTATGTAACTAAATTAAATAGCTTTGTAAAAAGCAATGCCTGTACTAATGCAACGTACCATCACATAAAATAAACTATTAAATTATGTGTCAGGAGACTACAAAGCTATGCTTTTACAAATAAAAGCGAAACTACATGCTAAATTCACACAGGACCGTTTCTTAAAAAACGTTACAGTTTTAGTAGGCGGTAATATAGCTGCTCAGATGATCGTCATTTGCGCTTCTCCCTTATTAACACGTCTTTATACTCCCGATGAGTTTGGTTATTTAGGTTTATTTATTTCACTATTAGCTCTATTAGCTTCTATTAGCTCCCTTCAATATGAAAGTACAATTACTCTTCCTAAAGATGATTTAGACGGGGCAAATATTGTTTTACTTTGTTTTGTTACCCTACTTGGAGTGGTATTACTTACTGCTGGTTCCTTACTGATCTTCACAGAACAAATTGCAGAATTATTTCAAGTCGAGGCTATTAAAAATTACTTATTTCTTTTACCAATAAGCCTTCTAGCCTTAGGTGGTAATAATATATTAAATAGCTGGGCAACAAGAAAAAAAAATTATGGACTAATCTCAACAACAAAGATTACTCAGGGTATAAATATGACGCTGGTTCAAGTTATTGGTGGAATGGTAATTAAGGGGCCATTGGGCTTAATGATTGGAGACGTGATTGGGAGAGCCGGTGGAAACGCCCGTTTTATTAGGTCAACCTATAGAGAAGATTGGCAAATCTTTAAGCAAATAAAGTGGAAGAAAATTATGAAAATGGCCAAAAGGTATAAAAAATTCCCAATCTATTCAAGCCCTGCTACGTTGTTTAGACAAGTCTCCTTAGAGTTACCCTTCCTGGTACTAACAGGTATATATGGACCAAGTATCGGAGGAGGGTTTATCTTAGTACAACGAGTACTTGGCTTACCTTTGTTTCTGATTGGTCTGTCTATTGGTAACGTCTATCTCTCCGACGCCTCAAAGCTTGTTCATATAAATCCGGATCAAATTAAAAAGTTGTTTTGGAGTACTTTCCAAAAACTATTCATCATCATTGCGCCTTTGCTTTTCATTATTATCATTTTCGGTCCTACAATGTTTACCTTTATTTTTGGAAATGATTGGACGATTTCATCAAGTTATTTACCGATATTAGCAATCATGTACTCATTTCAGTTTTTATCTGCTCCTCTAGGTGTTACACTTTATGTTTTAGAAAGAAATGACTTACAAATTCTCAGAGAGATTATAAGAGTTGTTTTAATTGGAGGGGCCTTAATACTCGCATACATTTTTTCTTATACTCCTTTTCAAGCAATCATCGCAATCAGTGTTGCTGGGTCGATAGGGTTTATCCTATATGGTATATTTTCAATAGTAGCGATTCATCAATACCTACAACAACAAGGAATACCTGTAAAGGGAGAAACACCTATCTAATAAAAACAGCACAAACCTCCATGTAACTCATGGAGGTTTGTGCTGTTTTTATTTACATTTTACTAGGAATAGCAAATTTACTCTTAAGCCGCCTCTTTCCATGTTTAGCTAATGAAGACGGTATAAAAAATAAAGCAGGGAAAGGATCTTTTCTTGACCACAGTGCACCTTGAATTGGAGAGGATACCAGCATTTTTAAGTAGCGTGAAAAAATAAGCCACCAAGTCTCTTCTTTAATAGCACGAATGTCATTTAATAAGAACACCCAATAAACACTCTTTTTTTGTTCCGTAACCACCATTTTCTTTGGTTGGTTGATCTCTAATAAATCAACAAATGAACGATAAATAAAATTTGGATTCCATTTATGTAATAAGCCGGTCTGTAGGGGAAAACGTCCGTTTACTTCAATTAAATAGTACTCATGGGTCTTTGAACAATATTTATACTCAAATTCAGCAATTCCCTTATAGTCTGCTAGTTCCATAATTTTAGCACTACGTTTTGCTAAGTCAGGAATACTCTCAGTAACCATACAAGAAGCTGTACCAAAGTTTAATGGGAAACTACGTATCTTCTTAGCTTCATATCCAACCTCAATATTACCTGATTGCCCTCGATATAGAAGTAATGTATAAATAGTTTCTGTTTGTCCCTCTATCATTTGCTGAATGATATAACTTAGATTTGATTGTTTTAGTATATTTATAGTCTTTGTGATTTGGTCATCGTTATAGCAGATATAAGCTTTTTCAGGTATAAACGGCATAGTAGAAAATTTTCTATCATGCCAAAGGGGTTTTATAATCACTGGATAATCCTGTTCTGAAATGTCTTCTATTTGTTCGTAGGTCTTCGGGATTGGGAAAGAGTGCTGATTCATAAAGCCAGCGAGTTCCTCCTTATCAATGAGCCATTTATTTTTTTTTGATGCAGGAATTCCATACAAAGAACTCAATTCATCAAAGTTTGCAAGAATGATATCTAAATATTCATCGGTGTCTGTAAAGAGTGCAAGCTTGGCGGTAAGAAGTTCGGGAATTTTGTATAAAAGCTCTATTAACTCAGTCCTCGAGGTAATCTGTAAGAACACTGTTGAATACTTGGAATATTGATGAAACTCGCTCCCCACTAAAATGCACGGAACTTTTTGCTCACCCAATTCACGAATAATGGCGAGAGAA of the Bacillus mesophilus genome contains:
- a CDS encoding glycosyltransferase family 4 protein — protein: MDISVILAFVASFITVLVVTPFVIKFAVSIGATDKPNERKVHQKLMPRLGGLAIFIGVLVGYFVGGLYSYNVTAITAAGIVILLTGFLDDKYELAPKYKLLGQIVAASIVVSSGLTIELLYVPFVGEFSLGLLGYPITFFWIIAITNAINLIDGLDGLAAGISGIVIATIAILAAFSGNMLILTISVILLGSIIGFLFYNFNPAKIFMGDTGALFLGYCISILSLLGLYKSVTLFSFVVPIIILGVPIFDTTFAIIRRIVNKRPISSPDKEHLHHRLLSLGLSHRNTVLMIYCLSIFFSVTAVAFSSTTMWGAILITFVLLIILELLAESIGLVSQNYKPIINMYSRLSKRRI
- a CDS encoding glycosyltransferase family 4 protein yields the protein MKLWIFNHYAISPGSGGITRDFDLAKRLNEEGHEVTIFASSFDHRTRKEKHFINSKDLYKEEYYDGIRYVWVRTTPYTSNNISRVFNIFSYSIRGYFTAMKLKEKPDVVMGTLVHPLAALLGYMVSWKKKSMFYFEERDLWPETLIHLGKLSKHNPIVTILSKLELFLYKKAKRIIVLFDKAPEYIAQRGISKNKVLYLPNGVDLDRYEESAELSPEHDKLFQGLKDKFIAMYTGAHGLANRLDVLLDVAKILKDQKPEMYFVLVGDGVEKQRLIQRKLEEGLDNVIFLDPVPKEQIPTILKKANVGLIAMWDAELYKWGISLNKAYDYMAAKIPTVIQCNIEGTIIEKSKGGIKVADKNSMAEALTYISQHPNEAKEMGENARNYVESYHSWDQMAQTLIDAMQEDVQQEHEKERVKA
- a CDS encoding VanZ family protein, with product MLNHINVDIMFGIDKQMHFWGFFVGTLILGILLLLITPIRYSRRNLSILWFGVIMIGMIEEFRQYLLPNRSTEFLDGMANILGATCGILLPFIIGSFYKQLVKNKHLYMLFFFYILTLSAGLWQLNQISFLQEELNLRNIVQVFFMK
- a CDS encoding lipopolysaccharide biosynthesis protein gives rise to the protein MLLQIKAKLHAKFTQDRFLKNVTVLVGGNIAAQMIVICASPLLTRLYTPDEFGYLGLFISLLALLASISSLQYESTITLPKDDLDGANIVLLCFVTLLGVVLLTAGSLLIFTEQIAELFQVEAIKNYLFLLPISLLALGGNNILNSWATRKKNYGLISTTKITQGINMTLVQVIGGMVIKGPLGLMIGDVIGRAGGNARFIRSTYREDWQIFKQIKWKKIMKMAKRYKKFPIYSSPATLFRQVSLELPFLVLTGIYGPSIGGGFILVQRVLGLPLFLIGLSIGNVYLSDASKLVHINPDQIKKLFWSTFQKLFIIIAPLLFIIIIFGPTMFTFIFGNDWTISSSYLPILAIMYSFQFLSAPLGVTLYVLERNDLQILREIIRVVLIGGALILAYIFSYTPFQAIIAISVAGSIGFILYGIFSIVAIHQYLQQQGIPVKGETPI